A genomic region of Canis aureus isolate CA01 chromosome 16, VMU_Caureus_v.1.0, whole genome shotgun sequence contains the following coding sequences:
- the PTGES3L gene encoding putative protein PTGES3L isoform X1 has translation MPPGSGSRHGKSPLSHPYEAPPQLLCRQHARTLWYDRPKYVFMEFCVEDSTDVHVLIEDHRIVFSCKNADGVELYNEIEFYAKVNSKDSQDKRSGRSITCFVRKWKEKVAWPRLTKEDIKPVWLSVDFDNWRDWEGDEEVELAQVEHYAELLKKVSTKRPPPGMDDLDDDSDSADATSN, from the exons ATGCCACCGGGTAGCGGGAGCCGCCATGGCAAG tctcccctctcccacccctatGAAGCCCCACCGCAACTCCTCTGCAGGCAGCATGCCCGGACGCTGTGGTACGACCGGCCCAAGTATGTGTTCATGGAGTTTTGTGTTGAGGACAGCACCGACGTCCATGTGCTCATTGAAGACCACCGTATTGTGTTCAG CTGCAAGAATGCCGATGGAGTGGAGTTGTACAACGAGATTGAATTCTATGCCAAGGTGAACTCCAAG GACTCCCAGGATAAGCGCTCTGGTCGCTCCATTACTTGCTTTGTGAGGAAATGGAAGGAGAAGGTGGCCTGGCCCCgactcaccaaagaagatatcaAG CCGGTGTGGTTATCTGTGGACTTTGATAACTGGAGGGACTGGGAAGGGGATGAAGAAGTGGAGCTGGCTCAGGTGGAACATTACGCAGAG CTTTTGAAGAAGGTTAGCACCAAGAGACCTCCCCCTGGCATGGATGACCTGGAT gaTGATTCTGACAGCGCTGACGCAACAAGTAATTAA
- the PTGES3L gene encoding putative protein PTGES3L isoform X2, with translation MARQHARTLWYDRPKYVFMEFCVEDSTDVHVLIEDHRIVFSCKNADGVELYNEIEFYAKVNSKDSQDKRSGRSITCFVRKWKEKVAWPRLTKEDIKPVWLSVDFDNWRDWEGDEEVELAQVEHYAELLKKVSTKRPPPGMDDLDDDSDSADATSN, from the exons ATGGCAAG GCAGCATGCCCGGACGCTGTGGTACGACCGGCCCAAGTATGTGTTCATGGAGTTTTGTGTTGAGGACAGCACCGACGTCCATGTGCTCATTGAAGACCACCGTATTGTGTTCAG CTGCAAGAATGCCGATGGAGTGGAGTTGTACAACGAGATTGAATTCTATGCCAAGGTGAACTCCAAG GACTCCCAGGATAAGCGCTCTGGTCGCTCCATTACTTGCTTTGTGAGGAAATGGAAGGAGAAGGTGGCCTGGCCCCgactcaccaaagaagatatcaAG CCGGTGTGGTTATCTGTGGACTTTGATAACTGGAGGGACTGGGAAGGGGATGAAGAAGTGGAGCTGGCTCAGGTGGAACATTACGCAGAG CTTTTGAAGAAGGTTAGCACCAAGAGACCTCCCCCTGGCATGGATGACCTGGAT gaTGATTCTGACAGCGCTGACGCAACAAGTAATTAA
- the PTGES3L gene encoding putative protein PTGES3L isoform X3: MEFCVEDSTDVHVLIEDHRIVFSCKNADGVELYNEIEFYAKVNSKDSQDKRSGRSITCFVRKWKEKVAWPRLTKEDIKPVWLSVDFDNWRDWEGDEEVELAQVEHYAELLKKVSTKRPPPGMDDLDDDSDSADATSN; encoded by the exons ATGGAGTTTTGTGTTGAGGACAGCACCGACGTCCATGTGCTCATTGAAGACCACCGTATTGTGTTCAG CTGCAAGAATGCCGATGGAGTGGAGTTGTACAACGAGATTGAATTCTATGCCAAGGTGAACTCCAAG GACTCCCAGGATAAGCGCTCTGGTCGCTCCATTACTTGCTTTGTGAGGAAATGGAAGGAGAAGGTGGCCTGGCCCCgactcaccaaagaagatatcaAG CCGGTGTGGTTATCTGTGGACTTTGATAACTGGAGGGACTGGGAAGGGGATGAAGAAGTGGAGCTGGCTCAGGTGGAACATTACGCAGAG CTTTTGAAGAAGGTTAGCACCAAGAGACCTCCCCCTGGCATGGATGACCTGGAT gaTGATTCTGACAGCGCTGACGCAACAAGTAATTAA